GTCGGCGCCGGGGAAGATCGACGTGCGGAACCTGGATGCGCCGATGCGCGCATCCACGCGCACCGATCCGAACCCTCCCGTGAGCGAGCCGACGACCTCGCGGATCTCGCGGCCGGCCTCCGCCGGCAGGTCGACGAACGTCCACAGCTCCCGCCTGGC
The sequence above is a segment of the Agrococcus jejuensis genome. Coding sequences within it:
- a CDS encoding DUF1905 domain-containing protein gives rise to the protein MRYQFDAVLYRWTARRELWTFVDLPAEAGREIREVVGSLTGGFGSVRVDARIGASRFRTSIFPGADGTYVLPVKRAVRDAEGLTLDALVRGVVVELVDH